The following nucleotide sequence is from Paenibacillus andongensis.
TGTTTCAGCAAACCTTGCTTCTCCAGCACGGCCATGCGCTCCAGCAGCATAACGCCGCTCAGATTCACGCTCAAATCCTCAGCAGGCTCAGGTGTTGCCGCCCATGATTTACTGAACACGACACGCTGCTCATCTCTCCCGTACTTCCAGAGACTGTCCGCATTCGTTATAAGAAGCTCAAGCGACTCCTTCTGACCAGGGTCCGCAAGAACGAGCTCCGCCAAATAACGGACATAAATCCCTTTGAACAAGCCGCCGTCTCCATTGCTTTCACTTGGCAGCATGCCTGTTGCCGGACTTGTCAGTTTGAGCTTTGATGCTTGCGCAGTCCGAGCCGCATCCGCCAGATAGCTCTTGTCCCCAGTCGCCTGATACAACGCAACCCCTGCTCCGATATACACACCTTGGCAATAGGAGAATTCCCAGCTCTTATCAATCTTGCCGTCTCCCTCGCGGTTTTTCCCATCCCAAACAAAGCCCGTATCTGGATCAACGAGACTTACCTTCTGCCAATCATAAATCTTTTTCGCCCAAGCTAGATCATCGGACTTGCCGAACTGCTTATACAATCTAGCAGCTAGAATAACGGCTGGAGCATTCGCCGGCGTATTCTTATAATCAAGCTGCGGCTTGCGCCATGCAATGCCTCCTCCTTGCTCTTCGTTCCAGCCCGTCTTAATATCTTCCCAAAGCTCAAGCGCGGCTTCCTTGTATTTCTCTTCGCTTGTAGCGTTATAAGCGCGGAGCCAAGCTAAAGCCAACCATTCCATATCATCGTAAAAATCATTCGGCCATACGCCGCCATTGCGATCCAATATACCCTGATACATGTTCGCGAGGTAGCCCTTATACTCCGCATCGCCGGTTCTTGCATAAGCGTCCACCAGCGTATCTACACCATGCGCTTGCCACCAATAATGGAATTTCTCATTGCATAGATCGTTGCAAGGCGACAAATTATCGAATAAGTTCATCTTTCCGTTCCAATATTGCTTAAGCAGCCCGGCTTGCGCCAGATCCGCACGCTGCTCCCAGGTTTCTCTCTTTGTGCTCACTTGCACATCCGTCATTTTATTGTTTTTGTCCATTGTCTCCACTCCCCAGCTAGCAGCCACGATGATGCCTATCCCAACAATCATCAGGGCTATGATCATTTTTAATCGAATTGTCAATTCGCTTCACCTATCTGTCTGACTTGCGTACTATCCTTTCGTTCCTGTAAAAGCGATTCCTTGCACAAAATACTTCTGCAGCAGCAAGAACAAGATCAGTATCGGCACTACCGCAATTAAAGCACCTGCCATCAACGGGCCGAAATCGACCTGTTTGTTATAAGTAAAAGCAGCTAGGCCTAGCTGAATCGTTTTCTTGGCAGGGTCATTAAGCATAATGAGCGGGCCAAGAAAGCTGTTCCAGCCTGCTTGAAAGGTAAATATGCCGAGTGTAGCCAGCGCCGGCTTCGCGAGCGGAATATAAATGTTCCAGAAGATACGAAGCTCCCCGCTGCCTTCAATGCGAGCCACTTCCTGCAAGTCACTAGGTAAAGATACGAAAAATTGCCGCATAAAAAATACTGCAAAGGAACCCGACGCACCCGGCAGAATAATCGCCCAAAATGAATTGAGCAAGCCGTTGCCGCCACCGCCCAGCCAATCATTTCCTCCCATGAAAGGAATGTGCTTCAGCACGAAAAATTGCGGGATCATCGTCACAACACCAGGTATCATCATGGCAGCGAGCAAAATTTTGAACATCACATCTCTTCCGCGGAAATGAAGCTTAGCGAAGGCATAGCCGCTTAAAGAGCCAAAAAGCAAATTGAAGAGCACGCCCATGAACGCAAGGTAAAATGAATTCCAGAAATACAGACCGAATGGAACGAGCTCAAACGCCTTGCGATAATGCTCCATCGTTATGCTGGAAGGAATCCATTGAATCGGCAGCATGAAAATCTCTTCATCCGGACGAATGGAAGTGATAAGACTCCACACAAACGGGACGACCATGACGATACAGACGGCGATGGAAAGGATATACATGATTGTCGTTTGCCAATAAGTTTGTTGTTTCACGTTCCATCCCTCCTAGATCACGGATTCCTCTTTGTTTAGTCTCATATTAATGAGCGAAAATACTAAAATAATAATAGACAGCGCGAACGCCATCGCATCGGCATAGCCCATCTGGAGCTGGTTGAAGCCCTGCTGATAAATGTGATACACCGTTGTTTTCGTTGAGTTGGCTGGTCCGCCCTTGGTCAATACGAACGCCTGGTCAAACAACTGCAGCGCGCCAATAATAGCCATTGTACTTACGAAAAAGGTGGTCGGCCTCAGTACTGGCCAAGTAATATAGCGAAAAGACTGCCAAGCATTAGCACCGTCCAGCTTTGCGGATTCATACAGATGATCGGGTACCCCGTTAAGTCCTGCTAAATAAATG
It contains:
- a CDS encoding glycoside hydrolase family 76 protein, yielding MTIRLKMIIALMIVGIGIIVAASWGVETMDKNNKMTDVQVSTKRETWEQRADLAQAGLLKQYWNGKMNLFDNLSPCNDLCNEKFHYWWQAHGVDTLVDAYARTGDAEYKGYLANMYQGILDRNGGVWPNDFYDDMEWLALAWLRAYNATSEEKYKEAALELWEDIKTGWNEEQGGGIAWRKPQLDYKNTPANAPAVILAARLYKQFGKSDDLAWAKKIYDWQKVSLVDPDTGFVWDGKNREGDGKIDKSWEFSYCQGVYIGAGVALYQATGDKSYLADAARTAQASKLKLTSPATGMLPSESNGDGGLFKGIYVRYLAELVLADPGQKESLELLITNADSLWKYGRDEQRVVFSKSWAATPEPAEDLSVNLSGVMLLERMAVLEKQGLLKQNY
- a CDS encoding carbohydrate ABC transporter permease, whose translation is MYILSIAVCIVMVVPFVWSLITSIRPDEEIFMLPIQWIPSSITMEHYRKAFELVPFGLYFWNSFYLAFMGVLFNLLFGSLSGYAFAKLHFRGRDVMFKILLAAMMIPGVVTMIPQFFVLKHIPFMGGNDWLGGGGNGLLNSFWAIILPGASGSFAVFFMRQFFVSLPSDLQEVARIEGSGELRIFWNIYIPLAKPALATLGIFTFQAGWNSFLGPLIMLNDPAKKTIQLGLAAFTYNKQVDFGPLMAGALIAVVPILILFLLLQKYFVQGIAFTGTKG